Proteins encoded together in one Vibrio lentus window:
- a CDS encoding M28 family metallopeptidase, with protein sequence MAIQKSMLALAVLGGSLALTTSTSAYASLGITPPANEEVWITTDADAQHIMTQHGATVYPSVTGNKHSIVAKINQKELAKLSSHMHEETHRCGGYMVHEDKASALKAAAMPLTMSTFEKPVISHQDTVNDLLAQVEPNNMVTTIENLTNFTNRFYTTSTGVAASDWILERWETEIKDVPYASARQITHAEYPQKSVEVTLLGAKYPEEIVVVGGHLDSTVGAWTSEGTISPGADDDASGIATVTESLRLMIASGIQPDKTIKFYGYAAEEVGLRGSQDVANALRDEQANVVSVLQLDMTNYNGSAHDITFITDYTDSNLTAYLSELIDTYASDISYGFDDCGYACSDHASWHNVGYPAAMPFESMFNDYNPSIHTQHDTLENSDPTATHATKFAKLTIAYLVETSLDSPVAGPTELQYDIPVEGLSAGYGEEQFFTVTTEYSGQLTVTMTGPRSGDADLYVKHNGTVSKASYDCRPYQNSSNEQCVLDMPAGEFNIMVRGYRNFNDVTIVANFVPDWL encoded by the coding sequence ATGGCTATTCAAAAAAGCATGCTAGCTTTGGCTGTGCTCGGAGGCTCTTTAGCCTTAACCACCAGTACTTCGGCTTACGCATCCCTTGGCATCACACCACCAGCGAACGAAGAAGTTTGGATCACCACCGATGCTGACGCACAGCATATAATGACTCAGCATGGCGCAACGGTTTACCCAAGCGTGACGGGGAACAAGCATTCCATCGTCGCGAAAATCAACCAGAAAGAGCTGGCGAAACTATCTAGCCACATGCACGAAGAAACCCACCGTTGTGGTGGCTACATGGTGCACGAAGACAAAGCAAGCGCACTCAAAGCCGCAGCGATGCCACTGACAATGAGCACCTTCGAAAAGCCGGTGATCAGCCATCAAGACACGGTGAACGATCTACTCGCTCAGGTCGAGCCGAACAACATGGTCACGACCATTGAAAATCTAACCAACTTCACCAACCGTTTTTATACTACTTCTACTGGTGTCGCTGCTTCAGATTGGATTTTAGAGCGTTGGGAAACAGAAATTAAGGATGTACCGTACGCATCTGCACGCCAGATCACGCATGCCGAATATCCACAAAAATCCGTTGAAGTGACACTGCTTGGCGCTAAATATCCTGAAGAGATCGTCGTGGTTGGTGGACACCTTGATTCGACAGTTGGAGCTTGGACAAGCGAAGGCACCATCTCTCCGGGAGCCGATGATGATGCGTCTGGTATTGCAACGGTAACAGAGTCGCTTCGCCTGATGATCGCCAGTGGCATTCAGCCAGACAAAACCATTAAGTTCTATGGTTATGCCGCAGAAGAGGTGGGACTGCGCGGTTCACAAGATGTCGCCAATGCATTAAGAGACGAGCAAGCAAACGTTGTGTCAGTATTGCAATTAGACATGACCAACTACAACGGTTCAGCGCACGATATTACCTTCATTACAGACTATACCGATAGTAACTTAACCGCCTACCTGAGCGAGCTGATCGACACTTATGCTAGTGACATCAGTTACGGTTTCGATGATTGTGGCTATGCCTGTTCTGACCACGCTTCTTGGCACAATGTTGGCTACCCAGCCGCCATGCCATTCGAGAGCATGTTCAATGATTACAACCCAAGTATTCATACCCAGCACGACACGCTTGAGAACTCCGATCCTACGGCGACACACGCGACCAAGTTCGCCAAACTGACCATTGCTTACCTTGTCGAAACCAGCCTTGATTCGCCCGTTGCAGGGCCAACAGAACTTCAATATGACATCCCTGTAGAAGGGCTATCCGCTGGTTACGGTGAAGAGCAATTCTTTACCGTAACAACGGAGTACTCTGGTCAGTTAACCGTAACCATGACAGGCCCTCGTAGTGGCGATGCCGACCTTTACGTGAAACACAATGGCACCGTATCGAAAGCAAGCTACGATTGTCGTCCATACCAGAACAGCAGCAACGAACAGTGTGTATTAGACATGCCTGCGGGGGAATTCAACATCATGGTGCGCGGCTACCGTAACTTTAACGATGTCACCATCGTCGCTAACTTTGTGCCGGATTGGCTGTAA
- a CDS encoding ADP-ribosyltransferase, producing the protein MNTRFLLLLCCLSFAGFSQPFDTLKQPNRSEEEIIQLAEDFNDWSKASNGWRYSFITANEKEAVEDFSISGYQTANDYLRATDTSTWGVAGADARQYIRTVKSALNKLPKYKGTAYRGTWVKLSLLNKLEEGDVLVEPAFTSTSTLPEVAKRFSVVHPNSPQRLKRVLFEVKINQGGHTIAGLSEYSKEAEVLFAPNAHFRITQIERTSNHTYIGVETVKASAVKNTQKYNLYSGEEVEASFWHSLVCT; encoded by the coding sequence ATGAATACTCGTTTTTTATTACTTCTCTGTTGTTTGAGTTTTGCTGGCTTCTCTCAGCCGTTTGATACGCTCAAACAGCCAAACCGTTCTGAGGAAGAAATCATCCAACTAGCAGAAGACTTCAACGACTGGTCAAAGGCTTCCAATGGTTGGCGCTACTCCTTCATAACTGCCAATGAAAAGGAAGCTGTGGAAGACTTTTCAATTTCCGGCTATCAGACCGCTAATGACTACCTAAGAGCAACTGACACCTCAACATGGGGTGTCGCGGGGGCGGATGCGAGGCAGTACATTCGCACGGTTAAATCGGCTCTCAACAAGCTGCCAAAATACAAAGGGACCGCCTATCGAGGGACTTGGGTAAAACTATCTCTGCTTAACAAGCTCGAAGAGGGGGACGTGTTGGTCGAGCCAGCATTTACTTCAACCTCTACTCTCCCAGAAGTCGCTAAGCGCTTTTCGGTAGTGCATCCCAACTCCCCACAAAGGCTCAAGCGAGTGCTGTTTGAAGTAAAGATCAATCAAGGGGGTCACACCATTGCAGGGCTTTCGGAATACAGCAAAGAAGCAGAGGTTCTATTTGCGCCAAATGCACACTTTCGAATCACCCAGATAGAGCGAACTTCTAACCATACCTACATCGGCGTTGAGACAGTGAAGGCGTCTGCCGTCAAAAATACTCAGAAATATAACCTCTATTCAGGCGAAGAAGTAGAAGCATCATTTTGGCACTCTCTCGTTTGCACATAA
- a CDS encoding sensor histidine kinase encodes MRRIYLESLLGLLVCFMTGLVAYEICVYQLNTDYEYVLQDYEATAHQQLIENIAKNQGLEAAQQAMNQFVETTRNKLVTFNPKDEIPSPVSEFFSTNPNTFIFHDDERDLWFRLASSDNTYHYLPNSEAFVRQKIELEDDLIWLFFLASFILYGLCHLFIIFRRVKKLEAATLAFAEGDLSARAETSSGIAIGSLNKSFNLMADRIHRLIESNRSLTNAVAHELRTPIFRIQWQAEMLKDTPLNESQQDTVESIVEDTEEMEKMVDELLCYAKLDSCDLENLQQPLDIRDLLDHAMTRWNKDTQLNIDLSVPEQPSSILADEILLNRALDNLVRNAMKFARSQVLIEASVHQEQLQIAVHDDGDGVAQEHQARLFEPFYVGDKARNKAKSGHGLGLSIVEKICAQHNATVEVGQSQALKGAVFTITIQLCNVSADKPIQ; translated from the coding sequence ATGCGACGTATCTATTTGGAGTCCTTGTTAGGGCTGTTAGTTTGCTTTATGACCGGCCTTGTCGCCTACGAGATCTGTGTCTATCAGCTCAATACCGACTACGAATATGTACTGCAAGATTACGAAGCAACAGCCCACCAGCAACTGATAGAGAACATCGCTAAGAATCAAGGCCTTGAAGCGGCTCAACAAGCAATGAACCAGTTTGTCGAGACCACTCGCAATAAACTGGTGACGTTCAACCCAAAAGATGAAATACCAAGCCCAGTTTCAGAGTTCTTCTCTACCAACCCAAATACCTTTATCTTTCACGATGATGAGCGTGACCTTTGGTTTCGCTTAGCAAGCAGCGACAATACCTATCATTATCTACCCAACAGTGAAGCGTTCGTTAGGCAAAAGATAGAATTGGAGGATGACCTCATTTGGTTGTTCTTTTTAGCAAGCTTTATCTTGTACGGTTTATGTCACCTATTTATTATCTTCCGCCGAGTTAAGAAACTTGAAGCTGCGACTCTCGCCTTTGCAGAAGGCGACCTTTCTGCGCGAGCCGAAACCTCTAGTGGCATCGCAATTGGATCACTCAACAAATCCTTTAATCTAATGGCCGACCGCATTCACCGCTTGATTGAGAGCAATCGCTCACTCACCAATGCGGTCGCTCATGAACTGCGCACGCCAATATTTCGTATTCAGTGGCAAGCTGAAATGCTCAAAGACACGCCACTCAACGAATCTCAGCAAGACACCGTAGAAAGCATTGTCGAAGATACGGAAGAGATGGAGAAGATGGTTGATGAGCTATTGTGTTACGCCAAACTGGATAGCTGTGACCTCGAAAATCTACAACAACCATTGGACATAAGAGACCTTCTCGACCACGCAATGACGCGTTGGAACAAGGATACTCAACTTAACATCGACCTATCAGTGCCAGAGCAGCCTAGCTCAATACTGGCGGATGAAATACTACTGAACCGCGCCCTAGATAATCTTGTACGTAACGCCATGAAATTCGCACGCTCTCAAGTGTTGATTGAAGCCAGCGTGCATCAAGAACAACTGCAGATTGCGGTACATGATGATGGTGATGGTGTGGCTCAAGAGCATCAAGCTCGCCTGTTTGAACCGTTTTACGTTGGCGACAAAGCACGTAACAAAGCCAAGAGCGGCCATGGTTTAGGGCTTTCTATCGTCGAGAAGATCTGTGCTCAACACAACGCAACCGTGGAAGTTGGTCAGAGCCAAGCCTTAAAGGGTGCGGTATTCACCATAACCATTCAGCTATGTAATGTTTCAGCTGACAAACCCATACAGTAA
- a CDS encoding TRAP transporter permease, giving the protein MSDSLQQELKKFELPTRTDFPWVGKAITTMGVILSLLHIWFNTLSTLPELWISATHFAGFAIICALWYPAHISLKKSKIALAVDIGIALAALACLIYIPFAEDALYERGVKFIASDWFFSILAIAIVIELIRRTMGWFIPVLILVCLSYVVLWGQWTSGIFHFPGLSLETLLYRSFYSSEGMFGSISRISWTFVFMFILFGAFLVRSGVGDYIIDVSRAAAGKVIGGPGFIAVIGSGLMGSVSGSSVANTVSTGVISIPLMQKAGFPSRFAAGVEAAASTGGQLMPPVMGAGAFIMASYTQIPYVDIIAVSFLPALIYFLSVAFFVRIEAKRSGVQKVTSGCEPLLKVLLSGWHNLIPLAVLVTLLVKGFTPTYAAGISILSVVVASWFSKNHKMGPKAIIEALSQGAKNMATTAVLLVGIGLVINVISTTGIGNTFSLMINSWANGDLLVMIALIALASLILGMGLPVTAAYIVLGTLSAPALYKLIAESQLLDLLVSGQLPEQAKAIFMLAAPDKLDLLNAPMALETAKEMIALVPADFVETLLEQSLGLEAISLALLSAHLIIFWLSQDSNVTPPVCLTAFAAATIAKTPPMRTGLMAWKIAKGLYLVPLLIAYTNLVSWDVTSVLVTGGFAIIGTYAFVAAIEGYLESKINLLTRVVLIALGVALVWPDISVVIRLVCVALFIGLFIHTARQYDANQVKKESEDEQESLPQTEPDTVASSL; this is encoded by the coding sequence ATGAGCGATTCGCTGCAGCAGGAACTGAAAAAATTTGAACTGCCGACCCGAACGGATTTTCCGTGGGTAGGCAAAGCGATAACGACAATGGGAGTGATACTCTCGCTGTTACACATTTGGTTTAACACCTTATCTACCTTGCCTGAGCTTTGGATCTCGGCGACCCACTTTGCTGGTTTTGCGATCATTTGCGCGCTTTGGTATCCCGCCCATATCTCATTGAAAAAAAGCAAAATCGCTTTGGCTGTGGATATCGGAATCGCCTTGGCAGCTCTAGCTTGTCTTATCTACATTCCCTTTGCAGAAGATGCCCTTTATGAGCGAGGCGTTAAGTTTATCGCTAGTGATTGGTTCTTCTCTATCTTGGCGATTGCCATCGTTATTGAGCTGATTCGCCGTACCATGGGCTGGTTTATTCCGGTGCTTATCTTAGTGTGTTTGAGCTATGTGGTGCTGTGGGGGCAATGGACTAGTGGCATCTTCCACTTCCCGGGTCTGAGCCTTGAAACACTTCTTTATCGAAGCTTTTACTCATCAGAAGGGATGTTCGGTTCTATCTCAAGAATCAGCTGGACCTTCGTGTTTATGTTTATCCTGTTTGGTGCATTCTTAGTGCGTTCGGGTGTCGGTGATTACATCATTGATGTGTCTCGCGCAGCGGCTGGCAAGGTGATTGGTGGCCCCGGCTTCATCGCGGTAATTGGCTCAGGCTTAATGGGCTCGGTGTCCGGTTCGAGCGTAGCAAACACCGTATCGACAGGTGTGATCAGTATTCCTTTGATGCAAAAGGCAGGCTTCCCTTCGCGTTTCGCGGCCGGTGTTGAAGCGGCTGCATCGACGGGCGGGCAGTTGATGCCACCAGTGATGGGTGCGGGTGCGTTTATCATGGCGTCTTACACCCAGATCCCTTATGTTGACATCATTGCGGTTTCCTTCTTACCTGCGCTTATCTACTTTTTGTCTGTGGCATTTTTCGTGCGTATTGAAGCAAAACGCAGTGGCGTGCAAAAAGTCACTTCTGGCTGTGAACCTCTATTGAAGGTATTGCTGTCGGGCTGGCATAACCTGATCCCATTAGCGGTGTTGGTGACTCTGTTGGTGAAGGGCTTCACGCCGACTTACGCAGCGGGTATCTCGATTCTGTCTGTCGTCGTGGCTTCATGGTTCTCTAAAAATCACAAAATGGGTCCAAAGGCGATCATCGAAGCGCTTTCTCAAGGCGCAAAAAACATGGCGACCACGGCGGTGTTGTTGGTGGGTATTGGCCTCGTTATCAACGTGATCAGTACGACGGGTATTGGTAACACCTTCTCGTTGATGATCAACAGCTGGGCGAACGGCGACTTGTTGGTGATGATTGCCTTGATCGCATTGGCATCTTTGATTCTGGGGATGGGCTTACCAGTGACGGCGGCTTATATCGTGTTGGGCACTCTGTCGGCTCCAGCTTTGTACAAACTGATTGCTGAAAGCCAGTTGCTCGACTTGCTGGTTTCGGGTCAGTTACCTGAACAGGCGAAAGCTATCTTCATGTTAGCGGCACCAGACAAGTTAGATTTACTGAATGCGCCAATGGCTCTCGAAACAGCCAAAGAGATGATTGCGTTAGTCCCTGCTGACTTTGTCGAAACCCTACTTGAGCAAAGCTTGGGCTTAGAAGCGATCAGCCTTGCACTGCTTTCTGCACACTTGATCATTTTCTGGTTGTCGCAAGACAGTAACGTAACCCCGCCAGTTTGCTTAACTGCGTTTGCCGCCGCGACCATTGCTAAAACACCACCAATGAGAACCGGTTTAATGGCATGGAAGATCGCCAAAGGCCTGTACTTAGTGCCATTGTTGATTGCTTACACCAACTTAGTAAGTTGGGATGTGACCTCGGTTTTGGTCACAGGAGGCTTTGCTATTATTGGTACTTACGCGTTTGTTGCTGCGATTGAAGGTTATCTAGAAAGTAAAATTAATCTGCTGACTCGTGTTGTATTAATCGCGCTGGGTGTGGCATTGGTTTGGCCTGATATTTCCGTCGTGATTCGTCTAGTGTGCGTAGCACTTTTCATTGGTCTCTTTATTCACACGGCTCGTCAATACGATGCTAATCAAGTGAAAAAGGAATCGGAAGATGAGCAAGAATCTTTGCCTCAAACCGAACCTGACACTGTCGCGTCTTCCCTATAA
- the lhgO gene encoding L-2-hydroxyglutarate oxidase, whose amino-acid sequence MNSTYDYIIVGGGIVGVSTAWQLQQAHPDKSILLVEKERGFAQHQTGHNSGVIHAGVYYAPGSLKADFCKRGVERTIAFCSQHDIPVENCGKLLVATNEQEVERMNALYQRCHDNDIDVDLLDQAQLKLAEPNITGLGAIYVKTTSIVDYKKVTEVMAQEFVEAGGKLSLGTEVILADEQEDEVQLTCKVDGQTLQLNSRFLITCSGLMADRMTSMLGIETDFQIVPYRGEYYQLDAKHNQVVNHLIYPIPDPELPFLGVHLTRMIDGSVTVGPNAVQGWKREGYGKLNFSFKDTWQMLSFAGFWKVTANNLKTGLVEFKNSWWKPGYLKLVNKYCPSITVSDFKPYPAGIRAQAVLKDGTLVHDFLFAESPRSLHVCNAPSPAATSAMPIGEYICGKVMRKTAS is encoded by the coding sequence ATGAACTCAACATACGACTATATTATCGTTGGTGGTGGCATTGTTGGCGTGTCGACGGCATGGCAATTACAGCAAGCTCATCCGGATAAAAGTATCCTTTTAGTCGAAAAGGAGCGTGGCTTCGCGCAGCACCAAACGGGTCATAACAGTGGTGTGATTCACGCTGGCGTTTACTACGCTCCGGGCAGTTTAAAGGCGGATTTTTGTAAGCGTGGTGTAGAGCGCACCATCGCCTTTTGCAGTCAGCACGATATCCCTGTCGAAAACTGTGGCAAGCTGTTGGTCGCGACCAATGAGCAGGAAGTGGAGCGCATGAACGCGCTCTATCAACGTTGTCATGATAACGACATTGATGTCGACCTCTTGGATCAAGCGCAGCTGAAACTTGCAGAGCCGAACATCACGGGCTTGGGCGCGATTTATGTCAAAACCACCAGTATCGTCGACTACAAAAAAGTCACCGAAGTGATGGCTCAAGAGTTTGTTGAAGCGGGTGGTAAGCTCAGTCTAGGCACGGAAGTGATCTTGGCCGATGAGCAAGAAGATGAGGTGCAGTTAACGTGCAAAGTCGATGGTCAAACTCTACAACTGAACAGCCGATTCTTGATCACTTGCTCTGGTTTGATGGCCGACAGAATGACCAGCATGCTTGGCATTGAAACCGACTTCCAAATTGTCCCTTATCGCGGTGAATATTATCAGTTGGACGCCAAACACAACCAAGTGGTGAATCACCTTATCTATCCTATCCCTGACCCAGAACTGCCTTTCTTGGGCGTGCATTTAACACGCATGATTGATGGCTCCGTAACAGTAGGGCCAAATGCAGTTCAAGGCTGGAAGCGAGAAGGTTATGGCAAGCTTAACTTTAGTTTCAAGGACACTTGGCAGATGCTGAGCTTTGCGGGCTTTTGGAAAGTGACTGCGAATAATCTAAAAACCGGTTTGGTCGAGTTTAAAAACTCGTGGTGGAAGCCGGGCTATCTAAAGTTAGTGAATAAATATTGCCCGAGTATTACGGTGTCAGATTTCAAACCTTACCCAGCAGGCATTCGTGCCCAAGCGGTACTCAAAGATGGCACCTTGGTTCATGATTTTCTGTTTGCCGAAAGCCCAAGAAGCTTGCATGTATGTAACGCGCCATCGCCGGCAGCGACTTCGGCAATGCCGATTGGGGAGTATATTTGTGGCAAGGTGATGCGTAAAACCGCAAGCTAA
- a CDS encoding ADP-ribosyltransferase, translating to MKKFIGVLCLSLMTSFSAQSEEFPEFKGRSLSYQAQQQIADDLMDWATTHHVKAEKKMVPEEYSAIKNYGRVDHDVVNEYMRAGEPEGYLSEMFGRTLKSRVFHMRNVMNKLPNYKGTVYRGSSIKNSLLEKLNIGDILHEKAFLSTSTLPSVAKNFSSAGVYEGASAAQFKIELKSAGRAINAYTFKPDEAEILAKPNTYYRVEAIEKISPHRNYIKMREVKNPSRYLKAEPDIHIYDSFNGEEVSLRNRSSLYCL from the coding sequence ATGAAAAAATTTATTGGAGTGCTTTGTCTCTCTTTAATGACAAGTTTTTCGGCACAAAGTGAGGAGTTTCCTGAGTTTAAAGGGCGTTCACTCTCCTATCAGGCGCAACAACAAATTGCGGATGACTTGATGGATTGGGCAACGACGCACCATGTAAAAGCAGAAAAAAAGATGGTGCCAGAAGAGTATTCCGCAATCAAAAACTATGGCCGAGTGGATCACGACGTGGTCAATGAATACATGAGGGCGGGAGAACCTGAAGGGTATTTGTCAGAAATGTTTGGTCGTACATTAAAGTCGCGAGTCTTTCATATGCGGAATGTGATGAATAAATTACCCAACTACAAGGGTACCGTTTATCGAGGTTCATCAATCAAGAACTCGCTACTGGAAAAGCTCAACATCGGTGACATTCTGCACGAGAAAGCGTTTTTATCGACTTCGACATTACCGAGTGTTGCCAAGAACTTTTCGTCGGCTGGCGTTTACGAAGGCGCCTCTGCAGCTCAATTCAAAATTGAGTTAAAGTCAGCAGGTCGGGCGATCAATGCTTACACATTCAAACCGGATGAAGCTGAAATACTCGCTAAACCCAACACTTACTATCGAGTAGAAGCGATTGAAAAGATATCGCCACACAGAAACTACATCAAGATGAGAGAGGTAAAGAACCCTAGTCGTTATCTTAAAGCTGAACCCGATATCCATATATACGACAGCTTTAATGGTGAAGAAGTCTCCCTTCGAAATCGCAGTTCCCTCTACTGCCTGTAG
- a CDS encoding M4 family metallopeptidase, producing MKMKKRLVAVAIASAMSLSVHASESVSIDQPINFTSFSGLNTQLGVSNASSFKMVKEVNLKKRGIYKVKIQQNIWGTPVWGHYLNATQSVQGGALKSVQGNYLKTTTLERSFVKPSINSSQAVELASKDLKVQGLTSKSLDNVQHELFIYQGSGKQGHDKTRLVYVVSYLVEGSEQPTRPFTMLDAHTGEVIDRWEGIAHAQIGTGPGGNEKTGMYEYGTDYHYLDVVENGTECVMESENVVTVDLNGATDGDTTYSYECPRNEHKEVNGAFSPLNDAHYFGNIVFDMYKNWFDTAPLSFKLMMRVHYGNNYENAFWDGKAMTFGDGESFFYPLVSLDVSAHEVSHGFTEQNSGLVYANQSGGMNEAFSDMAGEAAEYYMKGTNDWMVGRNIFKGDGALRYMDDPSRDGSSINNASEYYDGLNVHYSSGVFNKAFYHLATTQGWDTKKAFELFVLSNQIYWSENSDFWQGACGVKNSATDLGYNADDVVSAFGLVGVTPCAEPPLPPEPEYQRLENGVEAAVAGETGSKTYFDIEVPEGQDKLTIDLAVSTGDPDMYVGLDYAPSSQENICKSESVTDEVCVIENPTAGRYTVNILGYSDYAGANLKASYESGNANVPPVSSFEHTIVGKEVELRSTSSDSDGQIVSYQWNLGDGNTQTGEVTRYTYAEAGDYVVTLTVTDDAGVATSTSKSITIEGDSAEGFPLKLKFGNKNPNGKARVKLAWDYDTNDYFVIKRNGKNVGATDFNSYVDKFRHNGTVDVEYQVCTSSDICSETKHYRFIKTQ from the coding sequence ATGAAAATGAAAAAGCGTTTAGTTGCCGTTGCTATAGCGAGTGCGATGTCTTTATCAGTACATGCAAGTGAATCAGTTAGCATCGATCAACCGATCAACTTTACTAGCTTTTCTGGGTTGAACACTCAGTTAGGTGTCAGTAACGCCTCTAGCTTTAAGATGGTAAAGGAAGTTAACCTCAAAAAGCGTGGCATCTACAAAGTTAAGATCCAACAAAACATCTGGGGAACGCCAGTATGGGGACATTACCTAAATGCCACCCAAAGTGTACAAGGTGGCGCACTTAAGTCTGTTCAAGGCAACTACCTTAAAACGACGACCCTAGAGCGATCGTTTGTTAAACCATCGATCAACAGCTCTCAAGCCGTTGAGCTTGCGAGTAAAGATCTCAAGGTTCAGGGCTTAACCAGCAAATCTTTAGACAACGTCCAGCATGAACTGTTTATTTATCAAGGTTCAGGAAAACAAGGACATGACAAAACACGCCTAGTCTACGTTGTCTCTTATCTTGTCGAAGGCAGCGAACAGCCAACTCGACCATTCACCATGCTAGACGCGCACACCGGCGAAGTTATCGACCGTTGGGAAGGTATTGCTCACGCGCAGATCGGTACAGGCCCAGGTGGTAACGAGAAAACAGGCATGTACGAGTACGGTACCGACTACCACTACCTTGATGTGGTAGAAAACGGCACAGAGTGTGTGATGGAATCGGAAAATGTCGTTACCGTTGACCTAAATGGCGCGACAGACGGCGACACCACTTATAGCTACGAATGTCCTCGTAACGAACATAAAGAAGTGAACGGAGCCTTCTCTCCACTCAACGATGCGCACTACTTCGGTAACATCGTGTTCGACATGTATAAGAACTGGTTCGACACAGCACCGCTCTCTTTCAAACTCATGATGCGTGTTCACTACGGTAACAACTACGAGAACGCATTCTGGGATGGCAAGGCAATGACATTCGGAGATGGTGAAAGCTTCTTCTACCCACTTGTAAGTCTAGATGTGTCAGCGCACGAAGTGAGCCACGGTTTCACTGAGCAAAACTCAGGTTTGGTTTACGCAAACCAATCCGGTGGTATGAACGAAGCTTTCTCTGATATGGCAGGTGAAGCGGCAGAATACTACATGAAAGGTACCAACGACTGGATGGTCGGCCGTAATATATTTAAAGGCGACGGGGCTCTGCGTTACATGGACGATCCATCACGCGATGGTTCTTCAATCAATAATGCATCCGAGTACTACGATGGCTTGAATGTTCACTACAGCTCTGGTGTGTTTAACAAAGCCTTCTACCATCTTGCAACCACGCAAGGTTGGGATACCAAAAAAGCGTTCGAGCTTTTCGTGTTATCCAACCAAATCTACTGGTCGGAAAACAGTGACTTCTGGCAAGGTGCTTGTGGCGTGAAAAACTCAGCAACCGACCTTGGCTACAATGCCGATGATGTTGTTTCTGCGTTCGGTCTGGTGGGTGTTACCCCATGTGCAGAGCCACCACTGCCGCCAGAACCGGAATATCAACGCCTTGAAAACGGTGTTGAAGCTGCGGTTGCTGGTGAAACCGGCTCAAAAACTTACTTCGATATCGAAGTACCAGAAGGCCAAGACAAGCTAACGATTGATCTTGCTGTGTCTACTGGTGATCCGGATATGTATGTTGGTCTAGATTATGCGCCAAGCTCTCAAGAGAATATCTGTAAGAGTGAAAGCGTAACCGATGAAGTATGTGTAATTGAAAACCCAACAGCTGGTCGTTACACGGTGAACATTCTAGGTTACTCAGATTACGCAGGTGCGAACCTAAAAGCATCATACGAATCAGGCAACGCTAACGTACCGCCAGTCTCTTCTTTCGAACACACCATTGTCGGCAAAGAAGTAGAACTACGCAGCACAAGTTCAGACAGCGATGGTCAGATCGTCTCTTACCAATGGAACCTAGGCGATGGCAACACACAAACAGGTGAAGTGACTCGCTATACCTACGCTGAAGCTGGCGACTACGTGGTGACTCTAACCGTGACAGACGATGCAGGCGTTGCAACATCAACAAGCAAATCTATTACGATTGAAGGTGACTCAGCGGAAGGCTTCCCACTAAAACTGAAGTTTGGTAACAAAAACCCGAACGGCAAAGCTCGCGTTAAGCTGGCATGGGATTACGACACCAACGACTACTTCGTGATTAAGCGTAATGGCAAGAATGTTGGTGCTACAGACTTCAACTCATACGTCGATAAGTTCCGTCACAACGGCACAGTGGATGTTGAGTACCAAGTGTGTACCTCAAGCGATATCTGTTCAGAAACCAAGCACTACCGTTTCATTAAAACACAATAA
- a CDS encoding methyl-accepting chemotaxis protein encodes MSNKLKNIISFTGLTVILIITTSLLNWKNFKKSSTVSNRKPLGYKFNAPKEAALAGVQGLGFAILADEVRHLANRTQQSTTRVKDVITSLQHETSNSITTVEDMKSQITTATVEQTLVA; translated from the coding sequence ATGAGTAATAAACTAAAAAACATTATTTCTTTTACGGGATTAACTGTCATTTTAATCATAACGACGAGCTTATTGAATTGGAAGAATTTCAAAAAATCGTCAACCGTAAGTAACAGAAAACCGTTGGGGTACAAATTTAATGCCCCCAAAGAAGCTGCACTCGCTGGTGTTCAAGGACTTGGCTTTGCCATCTTAGCCGATGAGGTTCGTCACCTCGCTAACCGTACTCAACAAAGTACCACCAGAGTTAAAGACGTTATCACCTCACTTCAACACGAGACCAGCAACTCAATCACCACTGTTGAAGATATGAAGTCTCAAATTACCACCGCGACGGTAGAGCAAACGCTTGTCGCTTGA